Part of the Debaryomyces hansenii CBS767 chromosome C complete sequence genome is shown below.
ACGGCATCTTTGGTATTTGCACCACCAATAAACCCAGCCGCATGTACGAAGATACAACCTGGAACACCAGTCAATTCAGATAATTCTTCGTCTCTTATACCCCTCCATTTTTCAGGTAAGCCTAATCTGAATTCGaaagaagttgaagttACGGAGACTGTAGAAATTCTCCATTTACTCGACGAGTCTTGGAACAAGACGAACTTAATTTCACCTTGCTTGCTAGCATCTTTTTCGATGGAATATAAATGCTCTTTCCAAGGACAGAAATTATCcaaaatgatgatttcaCCTGATTTGTCAACGTCAAACCTAGAATTGAATGCTCTCTCAACAATCTGTTTGGCAGGTAACCAGGATTTTCCGTAGCCTGTCAATAAATTTACGAAGACTTGGCCCATCAACTGACTACTCGTACTGAAAGCAGCATCAAAGTCGGCGTCAGTAGGATCGGTGTTCCATGAAGGGTTAAGTCTAGAGACAATCGATGGCAACGTGATGTTTCTGTCGttgaattttttgtttaattcGACGTCTTTTGAGTAATTGTTAATACCATTGTCGTTGGCATCCAAAGCTTCGATAAATTCCTTGTAGACTTTGTTGTATAATAAATCGACGTTGCTGTCATTGATGCTCAATACATGGCTGATGATTTCCTTACCAAAGTGCTTATATATTAAACCAGCCGATGATAATTTAGTTTTATATTCAG
Proteins encoded:
- a CDS encoding DEHA2C02574p (highly similar to uniprot|P40093 Saccharomyces cerevisiae YER156C), giving the protein MSDTDSNKKIKLDSTMLKICTHSGSFHADESLAVFMIKLLPKYQNSQLIRSRNPSDWESSDVVIDVGGKYDGIKWFDHHQREFNETFSAEYKTKLSSAGLIYKHFGKEIISHVLSINDSNVDLLYNKVYKEFIEALDANDNGINNYSKDVELNKKFNDRNITLPSIVSRLNPSWNTDPTDADFDAAFSTSSQLMGQVFVNLLTGYGKSWLPAKQIVERAFNSRFDVDKSGEIIILDNFCPWKEHLYSIEKDASKQGEIKFVLFQDSSSKWRISTVSVTSTSFEFRLGLPEKWRGIRDEELSELTGVPGCIFVHAAGFIGGANTKDAVLQLAKLSL